From one Paenibacillus sp. FSL K6-1330 genomic stretch:
- a CDS encoding RNA ligase family protein, whose amino-acid sequence MKMKYPKTMHLPWSRGYTDDDKILRSTDHFTGQEVVITEKMDGENTTMYPNYIHARSLDSKDHPSRHYVKTLHGGIQFLIPEGYRLCGENVYAKHSLSYSALPAYYMLFSVWNEYNVCLSWDETEAWAERLGLLTVPVLYRGIWDEAAAKACYTKRSNCGGEQEGYVVRLASSFAYGDFKRSVAKFVRKNHVQTDEHWLSKPIEPNRLASGNKQ is encoded by the coding sequence ATGAAAATGAAATATCCCAAAACGATGCATTTGCCCTGGTCCAGAGGTTATACGGATGACGATAAGATTTTACGGAGTACTGATCATTTTACGGGGCAGGAAGTTGTCATTACCGAGAAAATGGACGGGGAGAACACCACGATGTACCCCAATTACATCCATGCCAGATCTCTGGACAGCAAGGATCATCCTTCGCGTCATTATGTGAAGACGCTGCATGGTGGCATCCAGTTTTTGATTCCGGAAGGATATCGTCTCTGCGGGGAAAACGTATACGCCAAGCATTCACTTTCGTATTCGGCGCTGCCTGCCTATTACATGCTGTTTTCGGTGTGGAATGAGTATAATGTTTGCCTGTCATGGGACGAGACGGAGGCTTGGGCGGAACGTCTGGGACTTCTAACGGTTCCTGTCTTGTACCGGGGAATCTGGGACGAGGCTGCTGCCAAAGCTTGTTATACGAAGCGGTCAAACTGCGGAGGGGAGCAGGAAGGTTATGTGGTTCGGCTGGCTTCCTCATTCGCTTATGGCGATTTTAAGCGCAGCGTTGCCAAGTTTGTGCGCAAGAATCACGTACAAACCGATGAGCATTGGCTAAGCAAACCGATCGAACCGAATCGCTTGGCTTCTGGGAATAAACAGTAA
- a CDS encoding phytanoyl-CoA dioxygenase family protein translates to MMDEKEMQFYKDNGYLLVRGVYNQQEVEDMRAAVDGIIQRAARTKLDQNHAWQGDFLPPEQLKKLVLKGFHDVHYHDAAFMRAAIHSRMTEVLNGIIGPNVQLHHSKMLVKPPANGAAFPMHQDYPYFPHRDHTMLAASVHLDDADMENGCLCVVPGSHKQGVLPHIGAYYLNHMEYPLSSGTPCPAKAGDVLFFNYLTIHGSDVNRSDRTRRNILFQYRDAADVPTADVHFDWGMGLMVSGTNPDFNNVKPKYEIIRSK, encoded by the coding sequence ATGATGGACGAGAAGGAAATGCAATTTTACAAAGACAATGGGTACCTGCTGGTTCGAGGCGTTTATAATCAACAGGAAGTAGAGGATATGAGAGCGGCGGTTGATGGGATCATCCAAAGGGCGGCACGAACCAAATTGGATCAAAACCATGCCTGGCAAGGCGACTTCCTGCCGCCTGAGCAGCTTAAGAAGCTGGTTCTGAAAGGCTTTCACGATGTGCACTACCATGATGCCGCGTTCATGAGAGCCGCAATCCATTCCCGAATGACAGAAGTGTTGAACGGAATCATCGGTCCGAACGTGCAACTGCATCACTCGAAAATGCTGGTGAAGCCTCCTGCTAACGGGGCCGCGTTTCCCATGCATCAAGATTATCCATATTTCCCTCATCGCGATCACACCATGTTAGCCGCCAGCGTTCATCTGGACGATGCCGATATGGAGAACGGCTGCCTATGCGTTGTGCCAGGATCCCATAAACAGGGCGTTTTGCCGCATATCGGCGCTTATTATTTGAACCACATGGAGTATCCCTTATCCTCGGGAACCCCGTGCCCGGCCAAGGCGGGCGATGTGCTTTTCTTTAATTACCTGACCATTCATGGCTCGGACGTGAACCGGAGCGACCGTACGCGGAGAAACATCCTGTTCCAATATCGTGACGCTGCGGATGTGCCTACCGCGGATGTTCATTTCGATTGGGGAATGGGCTTAATGGTAAGCGGAACGAATCCGGATTTCAACAACGTGAAACCAAAATATGAAATTATCCGTTCGAAATGA
- a CDS encoding ABC transporter substrate-binding protein: MRKGLNLLLALTMTFSLTLSACSGSGGKAEPEPAGTDGDPGSIKLRIVKRGYTDVHPPADQLWMWQKYEEMSGIQVEFEELAGSAVTERKNVMLGSNDLPDAFYRIAFGTDELMKYGKQGLFVPLEDLIEQHAPNLNKLLKDNPDIRGAITMSDGHIYALPYVDFSKAFNSVRLYIHKGWLDEAGLEVPKTTEEFRQALKKVREKDSSRLGWVLESSYWTFLESFLAGSFGMGEGGAKAFGQYLYKDADGQVKTTFNDPKYRELLRYMSDLYKDGSLAQQNFTTGYDYAKWSTDGSNNLIGSFVWEGPGYIGKDAAENYVGIHALEGPNGDKVAGVLGPPAKGIFGFVITNKNKYPVETIKWIDYFYGEEGINFATFGLEGETYDLVDGKPKYKDEILNYKGGVQLGAFQYVDNVYGAYYPYVEPDDDLRMAARGTTVADEIKADPAELDELAPKELWPDFVPTDDEANQTSAILTDINKYIEEMRVKFVTGKANLDTDWDNYVKTLDKMGAQRYLEIKKAQYERYSNVK, from the coding sequence ATGAGAAAAGGATTGAATCTTCTGCTTGCCTTAACGATGACATTCTCGCTTACGCTTTCCGCCTGCAGCGGTTCGGGGGGAAAGGCGGAGCCGGAACCAGCCGGAACGGACGGAGATCCCGGCAGTATCAAGTTAAGGATCGTCAAGCGCGGGTATACCGATGTGCATCCTCCGGCCGATCAATTATGGATGTGGCAAAAATACGAAGAAATGTCCGGCATTCAAGTCGAATTTGAAGAGTTGGCGGGCTCCGCCGTGACCGAAAGGAAAAATGTCATGCTCGGCTCCAACGACCTGCCAGATGCATTCTATCGCATTGCTTTCGGCACCGACGAGCTGATGAAATACGGCAAACAGGGCTTGTTTGTTCCGCTCGAGGACCTGATTGAACAGCATGCGCCGAATTTGAACAAGCTGCTGAAGGACAATCCCGACATCAGGGGAGCAATCACGATGTCGGACGGACATATTTATGCCCTGCCTTACGTTGATTTCTCGAAAGCGTTTAATTCCGTTCGTTTATATATCCACAAGGGTTGGCTCGATGAAGCGGGACTTGAGGTTCCGAAGACGACCGAGGAGTTTCGCCAGGCGCTGAAAAAGGTGCGGGAGAAGGACAGCTCGCGTCTGGGCTGGGTGCTCGAGTCTTCCTATTGGACCTTCCTGGAGAGCTTCCTGGCTGGCAGCTTCGGTATGGGAGAAGGCGGTGCCAAGGCATTCGGTCAATATCTATATAAAGACGCGGACGGACAGGTCAAGACGACGTTTAATGATCCGAAGTACAGAGAACTGCTCCGCTACATGAGCGATCTGTATAAGGACGGGTCGCTGGCCCAGCAAAATTTCACGACAGGCTACGATTATGCGAAGTGGTCTACGGACGGTTCCAACAATCTGATTGGTTCGTTTGTATGGGAAGGTCCGGGATATATCGGGAAGGATGCAGCTGAAAACTATGTGGGCATTCATGCCCTGGAAGGGCCGAACGGGGACAAGGTCGCAGGGGTGTTGGGGCCGCCGGCTAAAGGAATCTTCGGTTTCGTGATCACTAACAAAAACAAATACCCGGTTGAAACCATCAAGTGGATCGATTACTTCTATGGGGAGGAAGGGATTAACTTTGCCACCTTTGGACTTGAGGGAGAAACCTACGACTTGGTCGACGGCAAACCGAAATACAAGGACGAGATTTTAAACTACAAGGGCGGTGTACAGCTGGGCGCTTTCCAGTATGTCGATAACGTGTATGGTGCTTATTATCCATATGTTGAGCCTGACGACGATTTGCGGATGGCGGCGCGCGGGACGACGGTGGCTGACGAAATCAAAGCGGATCCTGCAGAGCTTGATGAGCTTGCGCCCAAAGAGCTTTGGCCGGATTTTGTTCCAACGGATGACGAAGCCAATCAAACCAGCGCGATCTTGACCGACATTAATAAGTATATCGAGGAGATGCGGGTGAAATTCGTTACGGGGAAAGCGAACCTGGACACCGACTGGGATAACTACGTAAAGACCCTGGACAAAATGGGCGCCCAGCGCTATCTGGAAATTAAAAAAGCGCAGTATGAACGTTATTCAAATGTAAAGTAA
- a CDS encoding alpha/beta fold hydrolase, which produces MRTLEMWFVIFNLIMLGWLIFARNKPQRHLIFGFGISAVLLLAHILIEGMRWQMIPAYAMTFIPIMVLALRYIPKSKKVKKKAFPFKTTLIAALAVLYSTIAVTLPLLLPVFKFEKPTGPYKIGTVTYDWKDELREETNTPTPDDKRELMVQIWYPANPSAKGKQAPYVAHPDIFEDGYSQALHMPKQLFKNLGLIKTHAIKGAELSNKETTYPVLLFSHGFNGVKNQNTFQIEELASHGYIVIGIDHTYYSTTSVFPDGRVVNFSPLEDSGYEYLDQLNKVWVEDTMFVIDQVEKIAVNDPDHRFTGRMDTDNMGMFGHSYGGATAVQTLLKDPRLKAAINMDGGLFGEQRLPEDGVKRPFLMMSADDTLAGTANMSDENIASQGTTREELDKFFDEVLSRYNSVASGENYWMKIKNMKHMGFSDTYLLSPVLAWMEGVDVRNAHRLINEFSLDFFNHYLKQQPFKLMEQNIGEHSSFSLQKGAD; this is translated from the coding sequence ATGAGAACTTTGGAAATGTGGTTTGTCATCTTTAATCTGATTATGCTAGGTTGGTTGATCTTTGCTCGGAACAAGCCGCAGCGACATCTGATCTTTGGTTTCGGTATATCTGCCGTACTCCTGCTAGCGCACATTCTTATCGAAGGAATGCGTTGGCAAATGATCCCCGCCTATGCAATGACGTTTATCCCGATCATGGTGTTGGCCTTAAGGTACATTCCCAAATCAAAGAAAGTCAAAAAGAAGGCCTTCCCATTTAAAACCACGTTGATTGCTGCACTGGCCGTGCTGTATTCTACTATTGCGGTGACACTGCCTCTCCTGCTTCCAGTATTTAAATTTGAAAAGCCGACGGGGCCCTATAAAATAGGAACGGTGACTTATGATTGGAAAGATGAGCTGCGTGAGGAAACAAATACGCCGACACCTGACGATAAACGTGAGTTAATGGTACAAATCTGGTATCCGGCCAATCCTTCGGCGAAAGGCAAACAAGCGCCATATGTCGCACACCCCGATATTTTCGAAGATGGATACAGCCAAGCGCTCCATATGCCTAAGCAGTTGTTTAAAAACCTTGGACTGATTAAAACGCATGCGATCAAAGGTGCAGAACTATCGAATAAGGAAACTACCTACCCGGTTCTCCTATTCTCGCATGGATTCAATGGAGTTAAGAACCAAAACACCTTCCAGATTGAAGAGTTGGCCAGTCATGGATATATCGTAATCGGCATTGATCACACGTACTATAGCACCACTTCCGTATTCCCTGATGGTCGTGTTGTAAATTTTTCTCCTCTGGAGGATAGCGGGTACGAATACTTAGATCAATTAAATAAGGTCTGGGTGGAAGATACGATGTTTGTAATCGATCAGGTTGAGAAGATCGCGGTGAATGATCCGGATCATCGGTTTACAGGCCGTATGGATACGGACAACATGGGCATGTTTGGTCACTCCTATGGTGGGGCGACTGCCGTTCAAACCCTGTTGAAGGATCCCAGACTGAAAGCTGCCATCAACATGGACGGTGGATTATTCGGAGAACAACGGCTTCCGGAGGATGGAGTGAAGAGACCGTTCCTGATGATGAGCGCTGACGACACACTAGCAGGAACAGCCAATATGAGCGATGAGAATATCGCTTCCCAAGGAACAACAAGAGAGGAACTGGACAAGTTCTTTGATGAAGTGTTATCACGATACAATTCCGTGGCATCGGGTGAGAACTATTGGATGAAGATAAAAAATATGAAGCACATGGGCTTCTCTGATACGTACTTGCTTTCACCTGTGCTAGCATGGATGGAAGGTGTTGATGTGCGAAATGCACATCGCCTGATAAACGAATTCAGTCTAGATTTCTTTAACCATTATTTAAAGCAGCAGCCGTTTAAATTAATGGAACAAAATATTGGAGAGCATTCTTCGTTTTCACTGCAGAAAGGCGCAGACTGA
- a CDS encoding histidine kinase: MKLQAPGKASKWFVYQKIVIVFILLLLPLISMNIWLNYKGMSVTKESLLNSATAGASFYSKQLDKEMYFIRNLQLQLLNDKDLQKLSFRGSMLEDYGEVELIDQVRDRLATLMVSSEYIVNAGVYVKDIGKTISTTTGVTNTPNKEMALISSMMTVMPKPSFYRSGDRIFLIETENNGGIWSYIEISRSKLLGALSEIAKLYPESEVLLGSKEGGTILTTALRADESSEILSHILDNPSPEQSVPGTGELNGVDYFIIENEVSALDLSLVMYVNQNEITRPLSQFITWFYTLFILAVIVMVLYSFSVNLMIHRPLSKLVKAFHMIETDNLNIMIESRSKDEFHYVFNGFNRMAFKLKHSIEENYEQKIALQHSQLKQLQSQINPHFLYNSFFNIYMMCKVGDADSAAELSQKLGSYYQYITRSGSDEVPFYKEYKHALDYCDIQGIRFSNRIAYEHKEISDIPPSITVPRLIIQPIVENAFEHAFEDGMEEGKLYISSDYREGKLRVTVEDNGKLLTNEMLQCLQDRLAMDSKHIEKTGLINVNNRLQLKYGLGSGLFISRSAYGGLKVDLIIIIDGIEEASSCTDC; encoded by the coding sequence ATGAAACTTCAAGCTCCGGGCAAAGCATCGAAATGGTTTGTGTACCAGAAAATTGTCATTGTTTTTATTCTATTACTACTTCCTCTCATCTCGATGAATATTTGGTTGAATTATAAGGGGATGTCCGTTACGAAGGAGTCCCTCTTGAACTCTGCTACGGCTGGCGCCTCCTTCTATTCCAAGCAGCTCGATAAGGAGATGTATTTTATTCGGAATTTGCAGCTGCAGCTGCTGAATGACAAGGATCTGCAGAAACTGAGCTTTCGGGGCAGTATGCTTGAGGACTATGGCGAGGTGGAGCTGATTGATCAGGTCAGGGATCGGCTAGCAACCCTCATGGTTTCCAGCGAGTACATCGTGAACGCCGGGGTTTACGTGAAGGATATTGGGAAAACGATCTCGACCACAACGGGCGTGACCAATACGCCGAATAAGGAAATGGCACTGATCTCCTCCATGATGACGGTTATGCCAAAGCCTTCTTTTTATAGAAGCGGCGACCGCATTTTTCTGATTGAAACCGAAAACAACGGCGGCATTTGGTCCTACATCGAAATTTCCCGATCCAAGCTGCTGGGGGCTTTAAGCGAAATCGCCAAGCTGTATCCGGAATCCGAAGTATTACTCGGGAGTAAAGAAGGGGGGACCATATTAACGACAGCTCTGCGGGCAGATGAGTCATCCGAGATTTTGAGCCATATTCTGGACAATCCCAGCCCGGAGCAAAGTGTGCCGGGGACGGGAGAGCTGAATGGTGTAGACTATTTTATCATCGAGAATGAAGTTAGCGCGCTGGATCTGTCCTTGGTCATGTATGTGAACCAGAATGAAATCACGCGGCCTTTAAGCCAATTCATTACATGGTTTTATACGTTGTTTATTCTGGCGGTGATCGTCATGGTGCTTTATTCGTTCTCGGTCAATCTGATGATCCACAGGCCACTGTCAAAGCTTGTTAAAGCCTTTCATATGATCGAAACCGATAATTTGAATATCATGATCGAGTCCAGAAGCAAAGATGAGTTTCATTACGTATTTAACGGGTTCAACAGGATGGCGTTTAAGCTCAAACATTCGATTGAGGAAAACTATGAGCAAAAAATAGCACTTCAGCACTCGCAGCTGAAGCAGCTGCAGTCTCAGATCAATCCGCATTTTCTATATAACAGCTTTTTTAATATTTATATGATGTGCAAGGTTGGAGACGCGGATAGCGCGGCGGAGCTCTCGCAAAAGCTGGGAAGCTACTATCAATACATCACGAGAAGCGGCTCCGACGAGGTGCCTTTCTATAAGGAATACAAGCATGCACTGGATTACTGCGACATTCAAGGTATCCGCTTCTCGAACCGGATTGCATATGAGCATAAGGAAATTTCGGACATCCCGCCGTCCATAACCGTTCCGAGACTCATCATACAGCCTATCGTGGAGAATGCGTTTGAGCACGCGTTCGAAGACGGTATGGAGGAGGGGAAATTATATATCAGCAGCGATTACCGGGAAGGCAAATTGCGTGTCACGGTGGAGGATAACGGGAAGCTGCTAACGAATGAGATGCTGCAGTGTTTGCAGGACAGGCTGGCTATGGATTCGAAGCATATTGAAAAAACAGGATTGATCAACGTGAACAACCGGCTTCAGCTTAAATATGGGCTTGGAAGCGGATTATTCATCTCACGCAGCGCCTATGGCGGATTAAAGGTGGATCTGATCATTATCATCGATGGGATAGAGGAGGCATCATCATGTACAGACTGTTGA
- a CDS encoding AraC family transcriptional regulator, with protein MYQWSKSEERLNRYAGRLEGESLSFLVYYWGSVRHLTANSLHRHSFYEICYVDGGTGVYMDGDQTYPLYEGVAFCTRPGRLHQIKDVDSLNLLFVAFEAMERPFAQEVTVKYEEALHRCAVWTEHAGDSPAIQIWKSMLMRSEPVASVPASLLPKLAHALLQSLPVLLGASGSFESTPLFSSALQLIQKAKLYIRDNLSRSVSLPELAAYLNMSERHLSRLFAESIHESFSSMVRTERIRAAELMLQHTRDPIKVIAERTGFSSVHYFTRLFTKFKGIPPAAYRAKWALEADHQE; from the coding sequence TTGTATCAATGGAGCAAAAGCGAGGAACGTCTTAATCGTTATGCTGGACGACTTGAAGGTGAAAGCCTCTCATTCCTCGTCTATTACTGGGGGAGTGTCCGGCATTTGACGGCCAATTCCTTACACCGCCATTCATTCTATGAGATTTGTTATGTGGACGGTGGAACCGGTGTATATATGGACGGAGATCAGACTTATCCCTTATATGAGGGGGTCGCCTTCTGTACGCGCCCAGGTCGGTTACATCAGATCAAAGACGTAGACAGTCTGAATCTGTTATTCGTCGCGTTTGAAGCGATGGAGAGACCGTTTGCCCAAGAAGTAACAGTGAAATACGAAGAGGCTCTTCATCGATGTGCCGTTTGGACCGAGCATGCGGGCGATTCGCCTGCCATCCAAATATGGAAATCCATGCTGATGCGCTCAGAACCCGTGGCATCGGTGCCTGCATCGCTCTTGCCCAAGCTAGCACATGCACTCCTCCAGTCCTTACCTGTCCTGCTCGGGGCTTCCGGCAGCTTCGAAAGCACGCCTCTCTTTTCATCCGCGTTACAACTCATTCAAAAGGCAAAATTGTACATAAGAGACAACCTCAGCAGGTCTGTGTCACTACCCGAACTGGCGGCTTACCTGAATATGTCCGAGCGGCACTTATCCCGATTGTTTGCGGAAAGCATTCATGAATCCTTTTCCTCCATGGTTCGCACCGAACGCATCCGGGCGGCCGAGTTAATGCTCCAGCATACCCGTGATCCCATCAAGGTGATTGCAGAGCGAACCGGGTTCTCATCCGTTCATTACTTCACAAGGCTGTTCACCAAGTTCAAAGGTATTCCCCCTGCCGCTTATCGAGCGAAATGGGCCTTAGAGGCGGATCATCAGGAATGA
- a CDS encoding GntR family transcriptional regulator: protein MTKDNKPPLYRVIMDELKSQISSGHYPPEAQLPTEAELSSTFGVSRITTRRALEELERDGFIYRIKGSGSFVKPRQRGQEQRSVGTEKMISLILPSEDDRGTMGYIRGASDWLNANGYYLSIHQSDYDSQKERDLLEMLTRKGIAAIILYPRNDQTNYDILHRLCLEDYPIVTIDKYFDSLPLGAVVSDNFNGSYQAVSRLIELGHRKIAFLTAVSIESTSSVRNRYFGYCQALKDHGLPVDSRYIRLNMKDYREKVGFERFYNELLDSYRAEEVTAVQTENDLIAANLLNRCLERGIRIPEDISIIGFDNNPVTEHVMIPLTTVEQNFYEIGRQAAEHVVNWLERGKQTPDRTLIPVKLVERDTTAPAPKGKVTE from the coding sequence TTGACCAAAGACAATAAACCTCCGCTGTACCGCGTGATTATGGACGAGCTGAAATCGCAAATCTCTTCGGGCCACTACCCTCCTGAAGCCCAGCTTCCCACGGAGGCCGAGCTGAGCTCCACCTTCGGCGTGAGCCGTATTACAACAAGAAGAGCACTCGAGGAGCTGGAGCGGGACGGGTTTATCTACCGCATCAAGGGAAGCGGCAGCTTTGTCAAACCCCGGCAACGTGGACAGGAGCAGCGGTCGGTTGGAACGGAAAAAATGATATCGCTTATCCTGCCTTCCGAAGACGACCGCGGTACGATGGGATATATTCGCGGAGCTTCGGACTGGCTCAACGCGAACGGCTACTATTTGAGCATTCACCAAAGTGATTATGATTCCCAGAAAGAACGGGATTTGCTGGAAATGCTGACCCGAAAGGGCATCGCGGCCATCATATTGTATCCGCGGAACGATCAGACGAACTACGACATTCTGCATCGACTATGCCTTGAAGATTATCCGATCGTAACCATCGACAAATATTTTGACAGTCTGCCGCTAGGGGCGGTGGTTTCCGACAATTTCAATGGGTCCTATCAAGCCGTATCAAGATTGATTGAGCTCGGTCATCGAAAGATTGCGTTTCTAACAGCGGTCAGCATTGAATCGACCTCTTCGGTGCGAAACCGTTATTTCGGATACTGCCAAGCGCTGAAGGACCATGGGCTTCCCGTCGATAGCCGTTATATCAGGCTGAATATGAAGGATTATCGAGAGAAGGTTGGCTTTGAGCGATTTTATAATGAACTGCTGGACTCTTACCGTGCAGAAGAGGTAACGGCTGTTCAGACGGAGAATGATCTGATCGCGGCCAACTTGCTGAACCGCTGTTTGGAACGAGGGATCCGCATTCCGGAGGATATTTCGATCATAGGCTTTGATAATAACCCTGTCACAGAGCATGTCATGATCCCGCTGACCACCGTTGAGCAGAATTTTTACGAGATTGGACGCCAAGCAGCAGAACATGTTGTAAACTGGTTGGAGAGAGGGAAACAGACACCGGACCGGACACTGATCCCCGTCAAGTTAGTAGAGCGTGATACGACCGCACCTGCTCCGAAAGGGAAAGTCACAGAGTAG
- a CDS encoding DUF1569 domain-containing protein: MNNMYNHLDMTRILNRIDTLSSRAQPLWGKMDVAQMLSHCSAFQDIAMGITNPPRGWLGRLVGNFAKPIFYNDKPLPRNMSTIPDIMIVDAREFETERARLKEKIIAFQKNGPERCTTKPHSFFGKLTPEQWGKGLYKHLDHHLKQFSA, from the coding sequence ATGAATAATATGTACAATCATTTGGATATGACCCGAATATTAAACCGAATCGACACATTAAGCTCTCGAGCACAGCCGTTATGGGGAAAAATGGATGTTGCCCAAATGCTGTCTCACTGCTCCGCGTTCCAAGACATAGCCATGGGCATCACAAACCCGCCAAGAGGCTGGTTAGGTAGGTTGGTAGGGAATTTCGCGAAGCCCATTTTTTATAATGACAAACCGTTACCCCGCAATATGTCTACCATTCCGGATATTATGATTGTGGATGCAAGAGAATTTGAAACGGAAAGAGCACGATTGAAAGAAAAAATCATAGCGTTCCAAAAGAACGGACCTGAGAGATGTACCACGAAACCCCATTCATTCTTCGGTAAACTGACCCCGGAGCAATGGGGAAAAGGGTTATACAAGCATCTGGACCATCATCTAAAACAGTTTAGCGCTTAA
- a CDS encoding AAA family ATPase has protein sequence MCTIHMLVGIPGSGKSYHAKQLCKSQRAVIVATDSIRERLFGSESKQKNTYLVFDEAFAEIEQALAFGRNVVFDATNVSRERRQKFLKRFGDRSVECHICTTPYEVALERVKGRKRRLDEKVMTKFAKNLEFPVRGEGFSELHLVHEQGETQLTREELEALLTRKPGHDELFGYLSQSPYFNVMLGYDQENPFHSKTLSEHTFAVLEYINAFYEGEYLLAMQLAALLHDAGKPFCKVWKQARGYYSYYGHEHVSASITCHTLKDLGYDDAFIQHVVQLVSFHMEILHGGDAGASKIYHLLGEDMLAELYFFAEADTFGK, from the coding sequence ATGTGTACAATTCATATGCTGGTCGGGATACCCGGCAGCGGAAAAAGCTATCATGCCAAACAACTATGCAAAAGCCAGCGGGCCGTCATCGTTGCGACGGACTCGATCCGTGAAAGATTGTTCGGCAGCGAATCCAAACAGAAAAATACGTATCTGGTATTTGACGAAGCTTTCGCCGAGATCGAACAGGCGCTTGCGTTCGGACGAAATGTCGTTTTTGATGCCACCAATGTCAGCCGGGAGCGGAGACAGAAGTTCCTGAAGCGATTTGGCGATAGATCAGTGGAGTGCCATATCTGCACAACCCCATACGAAGTGGCTCTGGAACGAGTCAAGGGACGAAAACGCCGGCTTGATGAGAAGGTCATGACGAAATTTGCCAAAAATCTTGAATTCCCTGTAAGGGGAGAAGGATTCAGTGAACTGCATCTCGTTCATGAGCAGGGCGAAACTCAGCTTACAAGAGAAGAACTGGAAGCGCTGCTAACACGCAAACCGGGTCATGATGAGTTATTTGGATATTTATCCCAATCCCCCTATTTCAACGTGATGCTGGGATATGATCAGGAGAATCCGTTTCATTCCAAAACGTTGTCGGAGCACACGTTTGCCGTGCTGGAATATATCAATGCTTTCTATGAAGGCGAGTATTTGCTTGCTATGCAATTAGCAGCGCTGCTCCATGACGCGGGTAAGCCGTTTTGCAAAGTATGGAAGCAAGCAAGAGGTTATTATTCCTATTATGGGCATGAGCATGTATCGGCAAGCATAACCTGCCATACATTGAAGGACCTCGGATATGATGATGCATTTATTCAGCACGTCGTTCAACTTGTAAGCTTTCATATGGAAATTTTGCATGGAGGGGATGCCGGGGCATCCAAGATCTATCATTTGTTAGGCGAAGATATGCTGGCCGAGCTATATTTCTTCGCAGAAGCCGACACTTTCGGCAAATAA
- a CDS encoding MerR family transcriptional regulator yields the protein MYSYKEISLQRDGNRNSVTHKDETYSIGQVAALLGSTVKTVRYYDKIGLLKPSNYTEGGHRLYAKDDIWRLQLITTLRFLDFEIDDIRRLIAGEIEIASALDWQIESLEAQVSTLTSMISILRQAKTHDEDSLDYIQDLVKTRTTNSEKRNQFMMDKLEDSKFLDGVPQEWRRSFLYFFNKCIVNQVKITAKQAFVWDELQALINDPQFIPDLVQDEFLFFNMVNQPRWGASVWPKKIEDIQNRLNTALERNLPAGSPFVQSIVENAAMLYANAEQSMNQEDVFRYFAEYAKSPRTERIKRFNTLCAILSPEYRLFSKGNNLLLQGIEWRLGHM from the coding sequence GTGTATTCATACAAAGAGATCAGCTTACAGAGAGATGGGAACCGTAATTCCGTAACACATAAAGACGAAACTTATTCGATCGGACAAGTTGCTGCATTGTTGGGGTCTACTGTAAAAACGGTCCGTTACTATGACAAGATCGGGTTGCTTAAGCCCTCAAATTACACCGAGGGAGGGCACCGGCTGTATGCGAAGGATGATATTTGGCGTTTACAACTCATTACAACGCTGCGCTTTCTAGATTTCGAAATTGATGATATACGCAGGCTCATAGCTGGCGAAATCGAAATTGCTTCAGCCTTGGATTGGCAGATTGAGTCCTTGGAGGCGCAAGTTAGCACTCTGACGAGTATGATCTCGATTTTGCGTCAAGCGAAGACACACGACGAGGATTCGTTAGATTATATTCAAGACTTGGTCAAGACACGGACAACCAATAGTGAGAAGCGGAATCAATTTATGATGGATAAATTGGAGGATTCCAAATTTCTGGATGGAGTCCCTCAGGAATGGAGAAGATCATTTCTCTATTTCTTTAATAAATGTATTGTTAATCAAGTCAAAATAACGGCTAAACAAGCGTTTGTCTGGGATGAATTACAGGCGTTAATTAACGATCCCCAGTTTATTCCGGACCTGGTCCAAGATGAATTTCTTTTTTTCAACATGGTCAACCAGCCAAGATGGGGTGCCTCCGTATGGCCCAAGAAGATTGAGGATATCCAAAACCGGCTGAATACAGCCTTGGAGCGCAACCTTCCAGCTGGTAGTCCTTTCGTGCAATCCATCGTCGAGAATGCGGCCATGCTGTATGCAAACGCCGAACAGTCGATGAACCAAGAGGATGTTTTCCGTTACTTTGCGGAATATGCGAAAAGCCCTAGAACTGAACGTATTAAACGGTTCAATACATTGTGCGCAATATTAAGCCCGGAATACCGCTTGTTCTCAAAAGGGAACAACTTACTGCTTCAAGGCATCGAATGGAGGCTCGGACATATGTGA